CGACCTTGAGGTTCTGCAGGGAAATAACTATCAAGAAAGGCTTTGCTAACAAGCTCCATTTGAGGTCTGTCTCGTTTGGCTCTCAGCTTTCATTGTCCCCAGTCTGTTTCTACTTGAACAGAAGCTGAGGGATTTATTATGTTGGTAATAGAAAGCTTGCTCTCTACAGAAAAGGGAGAAGCTGGAGGAGTCTAAAGTTACACAAACAGTGCTAAAAGAGGTAGCAAGGAGGGACCTCTTTTATTCAGAGCGAAGCCCAGCCAGCTGGATGTGGTAAGCTGCAGGTTGTAGAAGAAAGGAAGTGGTTGGCAGCATGGCATAAACAGCCTCTTTTCTTTAGGCTTAGCACTGCTgctacagcagagcagcacctgcagtAGTTACTGGTCAGGTGGTAACAATGCAAATAGTCTCAGGGGCAAGTTACTGAGTTTGCTGGGTAGAATGCAAGAAGACagtaaaaaataagagaaaacaagttGTTCTCTGCTTGTGTCAGCtcagaaaatgagtttttttgGGCAAACCTGCTTTTTTCACTGCTGACATTTAGGATATCCTGCAAGCTGGAAGACCGGAAAGAGAATTGATCTGCCTGGCTTAGCTCAAACCCAAGGGACGTGCACTGCATGTTCATGGTTCATGGTTGCACTTTTGAACTAGAGGGCAGCTTTACTCAGGAAACTCAAATACAGAATAGACAGATGGCTCATTCCCCAAAACTACAGGTGCAGCTGAAAGGGTTTGTCAGACTGTTTGAGCAGCTGCTTCCATCTTTTCTGAGCACTGTTGTCACTCGACTAGCATTAACGTGGTAGACACCTCACacccactgcagcacacagccatcCCTGCGGGCAGTGTAACCACctagcagagcacagcacagactaACAGCTAAAACCAGCGctaaacaaagaggaaaaaacagttcTGCAGATTGGGACTATACATAGTTCTTACCTGGAAAATGGAAGGGCAGAAACAGGAAGAGGACAAGAAAGCGTGCAAGAGGAGGCAGTGTAATGAAGGGGTTCTGTCTGCAAATACAAACAGAGGTAGGACACGTTGCAAGTGTAACGATTAACTTTACTGGAGAGTATGTCATGACAGAAGAGTAGTGGAACGTGAACATGATTTCAGCATTAGCTAGCTCACTTGCTAAGCACTGCACTTGCCCTGGGGCTGATCACCACACCCCCCTGCCGCCAGTACAGGCCCAGCCACAGCAGCATTCAGcagtagggaacctgctttaaaTGTCAAGGCAGCTCCGGGGAAGGGATGGAGAACCGATATGGCATGAGAAAGGCGACCATGTGGTCGGCAGTGGTTTCACCTAGAAAACCAGCTTTTCTCAACCGTGCATAAGCTATGTAGATGATGGCATAAAACGGCTGTTGTTGAGGATCTTAGTTCATGGCATTCACCCCATCCTTCTCACATCTCACTTGTAAACGTGCACGGCTTCCTTGCTCTGAGGGTCCCTTTGCTCTGATTGGTATCGCAGCAGCCTCTAGCGGCCAGGTGCTCCCTTACCCTcctgggcaggagcagcagccaagctCTGTCTGGCTGCAGTTTAAGATGtagttttcttcccttttaagTTGCAGAAAGGCTGTAATTGAAGAGCATTTTCTGGAACgcagttttgtatttttttttgtacgATTATTAGAAGAAATATTGAATTACTAAAAGCCTACACAAAACAATTCATTGTAATTGGAGAGTAACGCCCTTCGTTCTAGTTGACTTGCTTTAAGAGCTGTTGCTTGAAGTGCTCCCGCAGCTCAGGTGCAATTTCATCAGCAGTCACGTTCTTGGCATTCAGGATCTCTTCGTGTGCTTCCTGGAAGAGCTGCTTCCCCACGGCTTCTTCCACCCGCCTGCGCCACTCCGCTAACTTGGGCCTCTCTGCAAAGAGGTCGTAGCCAGAAGcaacaggctgcagagagaaCAACAGGACCTGAGCATCAggctgcactgccagcagccagccaaGGGGtttggcagggctgggagcagaacGAAGCACAGATGTGCTTCCCATTTGAAGCAACAAAGTCATGGAGTTCATTAGGTGGAGCTCATCACTGCTTCTTAACCTGCAGGAAGCAGTGCTGTCCCCTGGGACCTGCAGTGGAAGTACAGCCATGGCAGACCCCTGAACTGTGTAATGTGGAGCACAAAGGTCCACACACACACCAACGTGTCTCTTCCAAATCCCTGTGATTTCTGTAGCTCATTTTATGACACTGAATCCTTGGAGTGGGAGACAATCAAATAGATTTATTCTCCCCTAAAACAGAAGGTGACTTTATTCCTAGACAACGTAGACCGTGCTTCAGTACTACTGTCTAGGAAGGAGAGTGAAGagtccctgctctgctgctcaaaAGACAAAGCAGTGGTCAGTGAGCACCTTACGTTCAGCTCCCTCAAGACAAATGCAGTTTAGCTTCCCTCCTGAATTTGTGGTCTAAGAGAGTTGTTCTTTCAATCTCTCCTTCATCCTCCTCTGTTTACTTTGTAGTTcaacttctttgttttttttttttcctggaagaaatactagaaaatggaaattttgTCCAAACTTCTATCCAGAGAAATAAATACCCTTGCAATCTCAATTCTGCTCATGGTCAAAAAAGAACAAGTATTAATTCCACTAAAGAGTAAACTGCAGAGATGTCCTGCAGAGATGGTGCTGCTGCCCACGGCCCAGCTTGTGTATCTGACACTCACCTGCATGAGCTCCACCATGGCTACGAGGTCTGCCAAGGAGATGTCATTGCCCGCAATGAAGGGTTTGTCCTGCAAGAACTTCTCCTCAAACTGATTCAGGACAACATTCAGCTCCTCGGTAGCACCTTCCAGTTTCTCTGGAGGCAGCGGCTGTCCAGTAAGGAGAGGTACCAGCACCTGACagggaggaaaacagacaaTGCTTTTTACATGTTTCCCTCTAAATGAAGTCCAGGCCTCAATCTTTTAAGGATCCCCCAGTGTACGTGCCCAAGAACAGCTGTTTGTCGAACAGAACAAGCTGTGGAACAGATTAATGTCAGTGACCATCCTTGCTTCCCATCTGCATCTCCTCCCTAGAAAGTCTGAAATTTCAACCATGCGAATCTTCTCTCAAGGGAGGGCTGCATCATCTTTAAACAGCTgcactttgttttccagtgggatgttctttctttccatgaagcagaaggcagtgagctgtgcctgctgcttgctgttcaCACAGGGTACATTTACCAGGCATGCTGCTCAGTCTGCATCGGCAAGGAATGAGCCCCACAGACTTCAGAGCTCTGCCTACAGCATGAAGGATTCAGACCACTTGGGCAGAGATTTGTCTCTACTAACCAGCCACGTCAAGTCCCAGTTCTAGGTTTGTTCCTGTCACCTGGACTGTATGTTCACTTAGAAAGGCCCAGCACGCAGAGTGCTGCCATGTCGCTCTCAGTGTATGATGGCCTTACCTTACTTAGGAACACCTTGCTCCCCTTCCCACGAATGTGGGCTTGCTGCCATGACAGATACTCATCAATCCTGGCctgtttctgcagctcagagggGTACCAGTGATCAGGAGTCTTGAATTTCCGGGCCAGGTACATGAGGATGGCAACGCTGCCAGAAAGCAGGACAGAGCAGTGAGTGAGAAGCTGAGATAAAAGCACCtcatccttcctcctcctcccaaatactgcagtgctgtgtgagcagcaaTACAAATGTAATTTCAGCCAGGTATAAGTGAGGACATGTAATGTGCACACTGCAGAGTCTGTGCTGGCTTGCAGCAATCATCCAGTGCATCACCAGCAGGCCACATCTGCCTCGCTGTGCTACGGTTACCCCGCAGACATTTTAGAGCACACATAAAGCACAGAATGAGTTCATACCAACTCAGAGCTTTGCGTTGCCAGGCCATCCCGCAGCAGGTGCCTTCTAACAGATCTACGCATTGAACTACAGCCCCCAACTGAAGGCAGTGATACAGGACGTAGGGGCAGGTGTCTTAGCTCAGGAACATTGCCTACAtgcaagccagcagcagctcagagttTTCATAGCCAATGCTGTCTGTGGTGATTATGAGAGAAAGCTTCCCTTAGAACACAGGCTTGTtctacatacacacagaaagaGGCAAACAACTGTCTGGGCTGCAGTCCCAGTAGAGAGCCAGCACTATGCTGGCAGACCCCAACCAGACTGAGCTTCTTTGTGCCTTACCTCTCTGCTAAGGTGAAGGATCCATCCCTCAGTGCAGGCACTTTCATCAGCACGTTCACCTTCCTGAACTCCTCGGTCCTCTGCTGCCCTGAGGGAAATGAGAGAATTGTTTTCCTCATCAGTGGTGCTCAGCTCCCATCTGGGAACAGCTGAGTCCATGGGCAGCACATGGACCATTTTTGGCTGTGGCTGTACAAATACAGCCCTGTACCGCAGGGGTAGATTCTGGCTTTGCCTTACGATGTGAATTTACTTACTGCCTGCATACCAGAACAACCTCTTGACAAAGGTCAAAATGGTTCAGAGTCCTTTCATACCAGCAATGTTTGTCAACTCAGGGAAGTATCAGCACAAAGTTTGTGCGTGGAGGTACCTGTCAGGGCACAAACACCAAGCAGCTCTGGGGGGAAGGGATCTCAGTACCACAAACACAGTGGATTAACCACAGGGATGGTGAGAAAGAaaggcatttttcctttcttttttctttttttttttgcctcctggaaaataataacatttataTTAAATTCTCTTTAGAGTCCTCTGTTTAAAGGAACCAGATTCCTATGATTCCATATAAAGCCATGGGAACTTTATTACAAACATATTAATGAGCTCTTTGTATGAGTTTTCCTTATCTTAGATCAGAGCAAACATAGAGGTGGGTTTGCTTTTAAGCCATCTCTTAGGTCTCCCCTGTAAAGCAGGCAGAGAGTAAAGCTGACCGGGGCTGTTCTGTTCCTCCCAGTGCTTTGTTACCTCTGGACCCAAGCCCTGACACCTTCATTGATGCcagcctcctcccagcccctggCTTCAGAGCCACACACGTGCATCTCTGTCTGTGCATCACTCCAGTGCCTTACTCCCTGTCATGCCCTGCTGTGTGAGTCACCTGGGAATCTTTGTGCCCCAGGAGATGCTCTGGAAAAGGCTTGTTTTCCCAGAACTTGGCAAAACCAATTTGTGAGTaattctctttcagtttttccattcCCCTTCATGCTCTCACTGCTTGCCTGCCAGCCTCTTTTTGTTTGGATCAACATCTCACCACAACCACTCATTGGCGAGAAGGGAAAGGACACTGTATGGGCTTTTACCCCCGCTGCAATCAGCTCCTATTCAGATAGGTCATAAAGAGGAAAGCAGCATCAAGTGCATTCAGTGAGCAGCCAAGGCATGAAGGGGAACACCCAGAGAAGAAACCACAACACCCAGAGGTTTTTCTAATAACAAACTGGAGCCTCTCTTGTTTCTCTATCAGTTTGAGCCTCGGAAACCTTCTCATCTTGCACATCTTGCATTGTTTTTAAGCCCAACACATTCACTGCATTTCACAACAGAGCTCTGGAAAGGCTGAAAGGCGGTTTTTACCAGCAAAGAAAGGAGATAAAGATCTCCAGACGTCCTCTGGTGAAAACACACGATACCTCTCTGGCGGGTTCCTACCCGCTGTCAGTTGCTtttagaacaaacaaaagcccttCTCCCTTCCGCAGCCCTCAGCTTTCCGATTCTGGCTGCTGCGCTTCACCCTCCGCCGCCTTCACCATCTCCCAGTGCTGTCAGTACGGCTTCACACTGTGCCCCACTGCAACGCCCAGGGGAGGATCGCGCTGTGCTGCCAGGCACCGCATAGCGCAGCACGGAGCTCCTGGAGGAGGACACTTAGAAGGGGCGAACCCCACGCTGGGTTTGTCCCCGTTGATGGATGCACTTCTCATCTCCTTTTAGCAACTGAAGCGCGGCCGCAGCGCCGGCACACCCCAGGAGCGTTACTTCTCGGAACAACGGCTCTTTTTTCCCGTCCCCCATTTTCTGATGGGGTTGGGCTGTTTTCAGAGCTcgcacagagctctgcagaaccACAGCACGAGGGGGGGAACGCGGGCACCAGCACTGCCCCGTAAGAACCGGAGTTTCCTTAAGGGACAGGAATCCCCCGCCCGCTGCTATCCGGGGGCAGCGGCCCCTTCCCATCCCCGCTCACCCTTCATCAGCTCCACCCGTTTGAACTCGAACGGGATGTTGTTGCACCGGGCGAAGATGTAGACCGCCCGGCAGGGCTGCGAGAGCAGATCCAGGTACAGCTCCAGCCCCAtgctgccgccgccgctgccTCGCTCCCGTCCCGTCCCGCAGACGCCGGGCAGGGGCGGAGCAGCACCACGGAGGCGGACCCGGAGCTCCCGCCCCGTCCCCACCCGGCTCCGCCGGAACCGAACCGAAGGCGATGGGAAAAGCCGCAACCCAGGACCCACAGGGCGAAGTTCTGCCACGTGCCATTAGGACTTGGTTGGCTTAATCACCGCCCTTAATCACTTAATGATAAGAAATGAAGGCAGGTGGCTAATGGGATACTGTGCCCGCAGCTCTGTTGTAGGGAGGTTGTACACACCGACTCCATCACTAAGCAGAACCAACTTGACAGACATACAGCAACCAAACAGCAAGAAGactgctgctgtgtctgctgctgCGACAACCACATGTTGCTCCTGCTGTGCTTACAGCACGCAAACACCTTTCCTGACTTTCACACCTCCAAGCTTTCTAGCTCcatcccttttatttttcctccatcGATGTATTACCAACGATGGTGTACATTTATACTGCTGTACAAAACATAATAAGCCAGAGCTGGGTCTCTTCCTGCAGGTCTCCAAGGGCAAGTGGAGGCTACAACCACAGGGACAGCAGAAAATACCAGTGGTAAACAGAGTTAAGGCTTTAAAGTTCACAGTGCACAGGAGGTGTTTTAGTCTGCGTTAACAGTAACactttgcacagctgctgctacCCCTTgtacagaagggaaggaaacaaCGCAGGCAGGGAAATAACTAAAAGACAGAGCGGGGCAACCACAAATCCACTGTCATCACCTCTGCATTCCAGAAGCtttaaaatagtttatataAAACCTTCTTAAAACATACATGtcaatttatttaaaagctgcAGTTCATTCGACCTAGAACAGCTCTTTGAATGGCCATCCTGCTCCAGGCACTGCACGCATTCCTCATGAGcacacagctccttgcacaACATGGCACAACCGAGTTGTCCCATTTCAGTGTCAAAAAGGGCACGACCCACACATCTGGTGACCAGCAGCTCCATCGGGCCCACGACCGAGAACTGGACATGGCTCTCCTGTTCACTGGTGGTAGTTTTACATATGTAAGTCGGGTAATGATGCAAAATTCTCTTCAAAAGCAACTGCATTTGCTTCTTGAAAGCCAGTAAAATAACCCTGTTTCCTGTGTCCTTGAATGAGGACTGTAATAGCTGACTTTAGACGAGATAAGCTTGAGGAGATGACCACCAAGCTGAGGAACCGCATCTCCTTGTTACTGTGCTGGGCATCTTCAGTGCCAGGAAACAGCCAGCTCTACTTGCATTCATTCAGACTCGTTTCTGTGCTCGCTCGACCTGTTCAAAATTAAAGTTGAGAAGGTGAGTGGAAATGCTCCTGCCCCAGGTCATACAGAAGAGCAGCAATGTAACAGTATCACGATCTGTTCTGTACTGCCCTGCCCCTTACATTCCTTATCTGCAACtcaaaattgttatttttcaagGACAAATGCTTATCGAGAGTCCTCGAAGAAGGGAGCAGAACATTTGCTTAAATCATACAGCACAAAAGTATTTGTTACAGTTCCCTTGTCCACCAATGTGGCCTTTAACTACCTTGACTGTCCTCTCAAGTTTAGACAGAGCCTCCTCGTATTGCTGCACCAACGGCTTTAACAACCTGCCCTTGACCGAGTGCTGCTTTATGTCTGGAATGCCGGCATCCTTCAGCATCCGCAGAAACCTGCGTTCCTGCACAATAAAAGACACAGTAGAAAAAGAAGTGAGTGCCTCCCCTTCACAAGGGGCATCCTGCTGCGTCTCAGCTGCAAAACGAGCACATCTGGGGATTTGCTGCCTAGTCACGGAATAAAGATTTTCCAAGTACAAAACACAGCTGGCTGGAGAAGGTAAAAAGTAACGTGAACTTTCTGCTCCTTGCAGTCCTccacatttccatttcaaatgaaTCTGATACCAATGACATACCTGGATTCTGAGGACCATGCTGAAAGCTAAGCCTGCTTTTCCTGCACGAGCTGTTCTTCCAACACTGAAATCAGAAGAAGGAACATCAAGTCAGTTCAGTCATGCATTAGTCACTGCCATTATCAGCTTCATGAGCCTGACTGCGAAACTCTCCAGACTTAGGAGAAAGTCTGGATTTTTATGTTTAACGGTGCCATGTGTTACAAAGGATGAACATTTTGAGTCCATTTACAGCTGCTGAGCCTCTGCAGTGTTCTGAGCACCTGGAAACCCAACTTGATGCTCTCCAGGACAGTGCTTCTAGCTCCTGTAGAATACATTTTATATAACAGGGTGccagatttctgttttaatccTACATTGCTCTCATTATGCCACGAATTAGCTTCCGATTTAACAAGCTAGTTCTATATTGAAGTTAAAAGGAGTTTCAGCTCTGGATTTTTCTGAGTGCATGTTGCTTATGCGAAGTGTTTCAGAGAACACCAAGCTCAAACACCttccttttgttcctgcttCTCTTACCGGTGGATGTATGTCCTGATGAACTGAGGTGCGTCATAGTTTATCACACAGTTCACTCCTTTAATGTCAATCCCTCGAGCAGTGGCATCTGTGCTGATTAACCTGGATTTAAATGTAGGTACAGTTGCTTTCAGGTAACATCTCTGCCattacacaaacacacacaaagcagctgAACACAGCACAACTACTGCTAATCTGTTAAAACTGGGTTAACTTCTGAGCTCTAAGCATTAAAGCAGCATTGGAAGTCACACAGTATAACTGGCATTAGCTGTCTGTTCCAACTGCCACTACAGTTATATATGAAAAGCTACAGAGCATTTCCAAGTTCGCCAAGCATGCAACACTGAGCCAGACAGCTGCCAGCGCACCAGAGGTTACAAACCATCTGAGCCCTGTTTAAATATCCTCTTAGTTTTACACATTAGAATTAGTATGTGTCCTATGACTTACAGGAAACTCATTTAAGATACTCACAGTTGTATCTTCCCTTGTTCAAATTCCTTCATGGTTCTTTGTCTCTCATTTGGAGGTAAGCGAGAAGAAAATTCAGCCACAGTGATACCACCAAAAGCCTGAACAAGCAGGAACAATCTGCAGGTGGATGGGATAGAAACCAGCACTTCACTGCTTAACTCTGTAACACCACCAAGGCAGCCACCTGCCAACTGATCTCATGAATATACTCACCTGTGAGAAGCCTCTCTGGAGTTGGTAAAACACAACACACGGGTGAACTTCTTTGTCAGCATGAAGTGCAAGAGGAGCAATGGCTTGGAATTCAGGTCACAAGGCACATAACTTTGCTGCAGTCATCAGGGAAGAAGTTCAGAGACAAATTACTTCTTGCTAAGACTATCTTCCCTGAAACTTACTACTTGTCCATAACGTACATAGGTTTGCATGTTTTGCAtctaacagcaacaaaaccagaTCCCACAGTGCCACCCCCTATTTGGAACAAGtcacagcaacacagcacaAGGCAGAGGCAGGAGACTTATGTTTTTTCTAGTGCTCTGACTTCCCCGTGGCAAGAACCAGCACGCGCCATCTTCTTGTCTACATACTGATCTGTACTCACATGCCTCAAAACGCATgctatacatacatatgtaaaATACATAACTTGAGATGGACAGTTGAGAAGTGCTACATCACTACTTATCTCCACTCCCTTCTGCAAGCAAACTTAATTTGGTACAAAGAGCTTAATTTTAAAGAATTCCAGTCCTGACCAAACAATCAGTAATGGGAAAACAGATGAGTGAAGGCAGAGCTCTTTGAGTGAAAAAAAACTCCCAAAGCCACTTTCTTTCAGCATCTCTGTAATACAAGGCATTGAAGGAAAGGTGTATTTGTTTGTAAGCCACAAACATCACTAGATATCCCAGAGTTAAACTAATCTCGAAGTCTAACTTATTCAAACACCTTTTTTTCTATCAGCTACCAAATAGGTTACTTTCATGGATGCAAGAGAATTAATATCATACCGACAGCCCCTCAGGGAGTGTGTACTTCTCTTCAGAATCTTGTTCAGCCTCTGTTCCATCTCTGAGCGCTTTTTTCTCAGAGTAGACAGATGTGAAGAGGCGAGGCTGAAACAAGCCCAactgctgcagcttctctgggtccTGGGTCAGCGTAGctgaaaacagcagtttctGTAAGGGTATCTGAGGgtaacagcagctgaaataaacaGCATATGGAAACTGAACTCTGAGGATAGGGCAAAGGAATTCCCCCACGTGTGCTTTCAGATGATGTTATGAGGGAAGTCATTAACAATTTTTGACACCCTTTTCCCGCTCTGGGCCCTGCTGGTAGAATCTTTCCCACTCTTGCTTAACAGTGGAGCTCACAGATGGAACTGGATCAGCATTCTCTACTCAACTGCACAGCATTCATTTGTTACCTTGGCACACATCCCTGCACCCCAGTCACCCCCGCCCCAATCCTAGTCACTTCCTTCCTCCACTGATGATCTCACTTTCTGATGCACTTCTGCCATGCTATTTggaaagagcagctgcagatgcACAGTTCAGCATCTTCCTTCAAAGTCTGCCAGAGAGCAACGCTACCGTTTGCTGTGTGAATGATTCAGAGACTTGCAGTATTTGCGTATTCATTTGATGCTGCTTTAGAATAGTTAGGGAACGCCTGAAGAAGACAATACTTAGATTTCAGTCTAAAAGACATCCCTTAAAATCAGCTGTTCAGTGCCTGCATTTACAAGCTTTGAAGAAGTAGCTGCCTCAGTCTGGCAGCCA
This sequence is a window from Excalfactoria chinensis isolate bCotChi1 chromosome 16, bCotChi1.hap2, whole genome shotgun sequence. Protein-coding genes within it:
- the GSTT2B gene encoding glutathione S-transferase theta-2B is translated as MGLELYLDLLSQPCRAVYIFARCNNIPFEFKRVELMKGQQRTEEFRKVNVLMKVPALRDGSFTLAESVAILMYLARKFKTPDHWYPSELQKQARIDEYLSWQQAHIRGKGSKVFLSKVLVPLLTGQPLPPEKLEGATEELNVVLNQFEEKFLQDKPFIAGNDISLADLVAMVELMQPVASGYDLFAERPKLAEWRRRVEEAVGKQLFQEAHEEILNAKNVTADEIAPELREHFKQQLLKQVN